One window from the genome of Crassostrea angulata isolate pt1a10 chromosome 2, ASM2561291v2, whole genome shotgun sequence encodes:
- the LOC128174176 gene encoding uncharacterized protein LOC128174176: protein MPNNRKQAEQRLISLSRKFENNIEFRDSYRALMDKIIREGYTQQVPPENLQQNDGHVWYLPHHGVFHPKKNKLRVVFDCAAKFKGTSLNDQLLQGPNLTNTLIGTLIRFREDEIAVMGDIDSMFYQVRVPLQDASFLRFLWWKDGDTSKSVTEYQMVVHLFGATSSPSCANFCLRKTAQDWKGYFSEETVNTVLKNFYVDDCLKSVKSVNEAVILVKDLQRLGDKGGFHISKWISNSRDVMNSIPVSERAIEVKTLDLDHDTLPIERALGVQWCVESDFFNFKLELNKQPLTRRGILSMVSSVYDPIGFLAPFVLIAKCILQELCKMQLGWDDRIPDDLVIQWNHWYQDLQKLEDFKVNRCIKPFGFDPVIAQLHHFSDASETGYGTVSYLLLENTDGERHCSFIMGKSRVAPLKQTTIPRLELTAATIAVKTNKMLLTELDMPIDRVIFRTDSMAVLRYIQNRTARFHTFVANRLAVIHEGSQPSNWRYINTKVNPADYASRGISANSLIMQENWIKAPSFLLEPEDQWPKHPMEIADTKLFDKDPEVKRVTVRAVIAEQENSDNSTECVNKLI, encoded by the coding sequence ATGCCTAACAACAGAAAACAAGCAGAACAGAGACTGATTTCATTATCccgaaaatttgaaaacaacatTGAATTTCGTGACAGTTATAGGGCATTGATGGACAAAATTATCAGAGAAGGTTACACACAACAAGTTCCTCCTGAGAACCTACAACAAAATGATGGACATGTGTGGTATTTGCCGCATCATGGTGTATTTCATCCCAAGAAGAATAAACTGCGTGTTGTATTCGACTGTGCAGCAAAGTTCAAGGGGACTTCACTAAATGATCAGTTGTTACAAGGCCCTAACTTGACAAACACACTTATTGGAACTCTGATCAGATTTCGGGAAGATGAGATAGCTGTGATGGGTGATATTGACAGCATGTTCTACCAAGTGCGTGTACCTCTCCAGGATGCTTCATTTCTTCGATTCCTATGGTGGAAAGATGGAGATACTTCGAAAAGTGTAACTGAATACCAAATGGTTGTGCATTTGTTTGGTGCAACATCTTCACCTAGTTGTGCCAACTTTTGTCTTCGAAAAACAGCACAGGATTGGAAAGGATATTTCAGTGAAGAGACTGTTAACACCGTTCTCAAAAACTTCTACGTAGATGATTGTCTTAAATCTGTCAAATCTGTGAACGAGGCTGTAATCTTAGTGAAAGACTTACAAAGACTTGGAGACAAAGGTGGTTTTCACATTTCAAAGTGGATAAGCAATAGTCGAGATGTCATGAACTCAATACCTGTGTCAGAGAGAGCTATAGAAGTTAAGACTTTAGATCTAGATCATGATACTTTGCCGATTGAAAGAGCTCTTGGAGTCCAGTGGTGCGTCGAGTCTGATTTCTTCAACTTCAAGCTGGAATTGAACAAACAACCGCTTACCAGACGAGGAATTCTGTCGATGGTCAGTAGTGTATATGACCCAATAGGATTTTTGGCTCCATTTGTACTCATAGCCAAATGTATCCTTCAAGAACTTTGCAAGATGCAATTAGGATGGGATGATAGAATTCCAGATGACCTCGTAATTCAGTGGAATCATTGGTACCAGGACCTCCAGAAACTAGAAGACTTCAAAGTGAACAGGTGCATCAAGCCCTTTGGATTCGATCCAGTCATTGCGCAGTTACATCACTTTTCTGACGCAAGCGAAACGGGATATGGTACAGTGTCCTACTTACTACTGGAGAATACAGACGGAGAACGTCATTGTTCCTTCATCATGGGAAAATCTCGTGTTGCACCACTCAAACAGACAACCATTCCAAGACTGGAGTTGACGGCAGCTACAATAGCCGTCAAAACCAACAAGATGTTACTGACTGAGCTAGACATGCCCATCGATCGCGTTATATTCAGGACCGACAGTATGGCAGTATTACGTTATATTCAAAACAGAACGGCAAGATTTCATACTTTCGTAGCTAACAGACTAGCAGTGATACATGAAGGATCACAGCCAAGCAATTGGAGATATATTAACACGAAAGTCAACCCAGCTGATTATGCATCAAGAGGTATATCGGCCAACAGTCTTATCATGCAAGAAAACTGGATCAAGGCCCCGAGTTTTTTATTGGAACCAGAGGATCAGTGGCCCAAACATCCAATGGAGATCGCTGATACAAAATTATTTGACAAAGACCCAGAGGTGAAAAGAGTTACCGTCAGAGCAGTCATCGCAGAGCAAGAGAATTCAGACAATTCTACAGAGTGTGTTAACAAGTTGATTTAA
- the LOC128172108 gene encoding uncharacterized protein LOC128172108, which yields MEQKHQDLIKKNYSTLVKKMMAVPVSGHLYTSNIITDEMRQQIDAEKTSYDKNRKLISIILRRGSRAFMGLRTALMKANQPDLSRLLMTKDDDTKSEYEKKFAMARSFVVSTKERGGSRNESNNADHQQSQGPRCRISLDDSNDLFLTVMPFKGEIYVHIRHLAESHGRFIATKKGVTFPLARWLMFESLLPDIQDYLDSNGKEDKEVQWHVGGGVFVSLSPGYPTVDIRHFWKPDDALEPVPTRKGVSLNKNKFARLRDAIEEMHEYAPELKDAEFCMLSESHQNQLGTLSCPECTPFGYDPQDNMSMECNAGDLQHTETIESDLE from the coding sequence ATGGAGCAAAAACACCAAGACCTGATTAAGAAAAACTACTCGACTTTGGTCAAGAAGATGATGGCTGTTCCTGTTTCGGGGCATCTTTACACCTCGAACATAATAACTGATGAAATGAGACAACAGATAGACGCTGAGAAAACCAGCTATGACAAAAACAGGAAATTGATCAGCATCATTTTACGTCGAGGTTCCAGAGCTTTTATGGGCCTTCGAACGGCATTAATGAAAGCCAATCAACCTGATTTATCCAGACTCTTGATGACTAAGGATGATGACACAAAGTCTGAGTACGAAAAGAAGTTCGCAATGGCAAGGTCATTCGTCGTCAGTACCAAAGAAAGAGGAGGTTCCAGAAACGAATCAAATAACGCTGATCATCAGCAGTCTCAGGGACCAAGATGTAGGATAAGTTTGGACGACTCAAATGACCTATTCCTCACCGTAATGCCTTTCAAGGGGGAGATCTACGTTCACATTCGTCACCTCGCAGAATCACATGGCCGTTTCATTGCCACTAAGAAGGGAGTTACCTTCCCTTTAGCCCGTTGGTTGATGTTTGAATCTCTTTTACCAGATATTCAAGACTATTTAGATAGTAATGGGAAAGAAGACAAAGAAGTACAGTGGCATGTTGGTGGGGGTGTTTTCGTTTCCTTATCACCAGGCTATCCGACAGTGGACATACGACACTTCTGGAAGCCAGACGATGCTCTGGAACCCGTACCTACAAGGAAAGGCGTTTctctaaacaaaaacaaatttgcaAGACTGAGAGATGCCATCGAAGAGATGCATGAATATGCGCCAGAATTAAAAGACGCTGAATTTTGTATGCTCAGCGAGTCTCATCAAAATCAACTTGGAACGTTAAGCTGTCCCGAATGTACCCCATTTGGCTACGATCCGCAAGACAACATGTCAATGGAATGTAATGCAGGAGATCTACAACACACAGAAACTATCGAGAGTGATCTTGAATGA
- the LOC128174177 gene encoding uncharacterized protein F54H12.2-like, giving the protein MAFLSSDNRDIAQPMELSLFASPTNQVAVEKVYFTEARPISSIGVSDTPIEIVVSGSGAEYIDLKRSKLYVKARILKADGSPLSANEETGIVNLPLQSMFSQMDVYLNNKLVSFNTNNYPWKAYLKTILFSGKDELNSQKQSELFFKDEGNLGDANAYGGGNVGLIMRYGFTQESKVFELEGNLMEDIFDIDKYLINGVDIYIKLFRSSAPFVIMSSTSAPAYKLEILDVVYKVAKVRVDPGVLLNHSKQIESTPVKYTISRNELKMNTIPKGSTEFYWDNIFPQAVPDRIVVALVDQKAVNGDYTTNPFNFEHMELTDIGIYVNGESVPGRPLKTDFTAGHYSAAYVRLFEASGKWNNDAGLIISRENFGNGYSLFVFTIDPSGFGEEYLNLIRRGNTRLELKFKQTTTKAANVIVFATFSSLLEVDKSRDINYIQP; this is encoded by the coding sequence ATGGCATTTTTAAGCAGTGACAATAGAGACATAGCTCAACCAATGGAACTCTCTCTTTTTGCATCCCCCACAAACCAAGTAGCGGTCGAGAAAGTGTATTTTACAGAAGCAAGACCAATTTCCAGCATAGGAGTGTCTGACACTCCCATCGAGATTGTTGTATCAGGCTCAGGAGCAGaatacattgatttaaaaagaagTAAACTATACGTAAAGGCCCGAATTTTGAAAGCTGATGGATCTCCACTGTCAGCAAACGAAGAAACTGGTATAGTGAACCTACCTCTACAAAGCATGTTCTCTCAAATGGATGTCTACTTAAACAACAAGTTGGTCTCTTTCAATACCAATAACTATCCGTGGAAGGCTTACCTCAAAACAATTTTGTTCAGTGGGAAAGATGAACTCAATTCACAAAAACAATCGGAGCTGTTCTTTAAAGACGAGGGGAATCTTGGTGACGCAAATGCGTACGGTGGAGGCAATGTTGGTCTGATCATGCGGTATGGTTTTACTCAGGAAAGTAAAGTCTTTGAGCTGGAAGGGAACCTGATGGAAGATATCTTTGATATAGATAAATACTTGATTAACGGAGTAGACATCTACATCAAACTCTTTAGATCCAGTGCCCCTTTTGTCATCATGTCTTCCACTTCTGCACCTGCTTACAAGTTAGAAATACTAGACGTCGTGTACAAAGTGGCCAAAGTACGTGTTGACCCAGGTGTTTTGCTTAACCACAGTAAACAGATTGAATCCACTCCTGTAAAGTATACAATATCAAGAAATGAACTGAAAATGAATACCATACCCAAAGGATCAACCGAGTTTTACTGGGACAATATATTTCCACAGGCAGTACCCGATCGAATTGTGGTGGCTCTGGTGGACCAGAAAGCTGTAAATGGGGATTACACAACCAACCCTTTTAATTTCGAGCATATGGAATTAACAGATATTGGAATATACGTCAACGGAGAAAGCGTACCTGGAAGACCACTGAAGACGGACTTTACGGCTGGACATTATTCAGCCGCCTATGTTCGTTTATTTGAAGCCTCTGGGAAATGGAACAACGATGCTGGGCTGATTATTTCTCGTGAAAATTTTGGAAACGGATACTCACTCTTCGTGTTTACGATAGATCCGAGTGGATTTGGAGAAGAGTATTTAAACCTGATTCGAAGAGGAAACACCAGACTGGAActaaaattcaaacaaacaaCAACCAAAGCAGCCAATGTTATTGTATTTGCAACATTTTCATCTCTACTTGAGGTTGACAAATCACGTGACATTAATTACATTCAACCATGA